The Rhinolophus ferrumequinum isolate MPI-CBG mRhiFer1 chromosome 6, mRhiFer1_v1.p, whole genome shotgun sequence genome has a window encoding:
- the NEIL1 gene encoding endonuclease 8-like 1 isoform X1, with amino-acid sequence MPEGPELHLASRFVNEACRGLVFGGCVEKSPISRNPEVPFESSAYHISASARGKELRLTLSPLPGAQPSREPLALVFRFGMSGSFQLAPGDALPAHAHLRFYTAPPRPRLALCFVDIRRFGRWDVGGEWQPGRGPCVLLEYEQFRENVLRNLADKAFDRPICEALLDQRFFNGIGNYLRAEILYRLRIPPFEKARTVLVALQQHKLSPELTLSQKIRAKLQNPDLLELCHSVPKEVVQLGGKGYGQESGEEDFAAFRAWLQCYGMAGMSSLRDRHGRTIWFQGDPGPLAPKGGKSRKKKSKGAPRSPEDRMEDPPPPSKTPSSRRSAQRGHPEQTTAQQPEGTSLQQDPEAPPVAEKGKRRGRRATSGGPSSAPSFGDGEAPSTGVLQGIRCGQRREGGCQGLGAELPPHLSSPQPATNPKASRLTPCLWSPRAPWRLSRRLSQLAPSFPLPGLGSPPVPP; translated from the exons CAACCCTGAGGTGCCCTTTGAGAGCAGTGCCTACCACATCTCAGCGTCAGCCCGAGGCAAGGAGCTGCGCCTGACACTGAGCCCCCTGCCGGGGGCCCAGCCCTCACGGGAGCCACTGGCCCTCGTCTTCCGCTTCGGCATGTCGGGCTCCTTCCAGCTGGCGCCGGGCGACGCGCTGCCCGCCCACGCTCACCTGCGCTTTTACACAGCCCCACCCCGGCCCCGGCTGGCCCTCTGCTTCGTGGACATCCGCCGCTTCGGCCGCTGGGACGTCGGGGGCGAGTGGCAGCCAGGCCGCGGGCCCTGTGTCTTGCTGGAGTACGAGCAGTTCAG GGAGAATGTGTTACGAAACCTAGCGGACAAGGCCTTTGACCGGCCCATCTGCGAGGCTCTCTTGGACCAGAGGTTCTTCAATGGCATTGGCAACTACCTGCGGGCAGAGATTCTGTACCG GCTGAGGATACCCCCCTTCGAGAAGGCCCGCACGGTTCTGGTGGCCCTGCAGCAGCACAAGCTG AGCCCCGAGCTGACCCTGAGCCAGAAGATCAGGGCCAAGCTGCAGAACCCGGACCTGCTGGAGCTGTGTCACTCAGTGCCCAAGGAAGTGGTCCAGCTGG GGGGCAAGGGCTATGGTcaggagagtggggaggaggactTCGCAGCCTTTCGAGCCTGGCTGCAGTGCTATGGCATGGCGGGCATGAGCTCCCTTCGGGACCGGCACGGCCGTACCATCTGGTTCCAG GGGGATCCTGGACCTCTGGCACCCAAAG GGGGCAAGTCCCGCAAGAAGAAATCCAAGGGAGCACCGCGGAGTCCTGAGGACAGAATGGAG GACCCTCCACCTCCAAGCAAGACCCCTTCCAGCAGACGAAGCGCACAGCGAGGCCATCCTGAGCAAACTACAGCCCAGCAGCCCGAGGGGACTAGCCTCCAGCAGGACCCAGAAGCCCCCCCAGTTgctgagaaagggaagaggagggggcGACGGGCAACCTCAGGTGGGCCTTCCTCAGCACCCTCCTTTGGGGACGGAGAGGCACCATCAACAGGGGTTCTCCAGGGAATTCGGTGTGgacaaaggagggaggggggctgTCAAGGCCTGGGGGCTGAGCTGCCACCTCACCTGTCCTCCCCCCAGCCTGCCACAAACCCCAAAGCATCAAGGCTGACACCGTGTCTCTGGAGCCCGAGGGCACCGTGGCGCCTTAGCAGGAGGCTCTCCCAGCTTGCGCCCTCCTTCCCGCTGCCTGGCCTTGGGTCTCCGCCTGTGCCTCCCTAG
- the NEIL1 gene encoding endonuclease 8-like 1 isoform X6: MPEGPELHLASRFVNEACRGLVFGGCVEKSPISRNPEVPFESSAYHISASARGKELRLTLSPLPGAQPSREPLALVFRFGMSGSFQLAPGDALPAHAHLRFYTAPPRPRLALCFVDIRRFGRWDVGGEWQPGRGPCVLLEYEQFRENVLRNLADKAFDRPICEALLDQRFFNGIGNYLRAEILYRLRIPPFEKARTVLVALQQHKLSPELTLSQKIRAKLQNPDLLELCHSVPKEVVQLGGKGYGQESGEEDFAAFRAWLQCYGMAGMSSLRDRHGRTIWFQGASPARRNPREHRGVLRTEWRTLHLQARPLPADEAHSEAILSKLQPSSPRGLASSRTQKPPQLLRKGRGGGDGQPQPATNPKASRLTPCLWSPRAPWRLSRRLSQLAPSFPLPGLGSPPVPP, translated from the exons CAACCCTGAGGTGCCCTTTGAGAGCAGTGCCTACCACATCTCAGCGTCAGCCCGAGGCAAGGAGCTGCGCCTGACACTGAGCCCCCTGCCGGGGGCCCAGCCCTCACGGGAGCCACTGGCCCTCGTCTTCCGCTTCGGCATGTCGGGCTCCTTCCAGCTGGCGCCGGGCGACGCGCTGCCCGCCCACGCTCACCTGCGCTTTTACACAGCCCCACCCCGGCCCCGGCTGGCCCTCTGCTTCGTGGACATCCGCCGCTTCGGCCGCTGGGACGTCGGGGGCGAGTGGCAGCCAGGCCGCGGGCCCTGTGTCTTGCTGGAGTACGAGCAGTTCAG GGAGAATGTGTTACGAAACCTAGCGGACAAGGCCTTTGACCGGCCCATCTGCGAGGCTCTCTTGGACCAGAGGTTCTTCAATGGCATTGGCAACTACCTGCGGGCAGAGATTCTGTACCG GCTGAGGATACCCCCCTTCGAGAAGGCCCGCACGGTTCTGGTGGCCCTGCAGCAGCACAAGCTG AGCCCCGAGCTGACCCTGAGCCAGAAGATCAGGGCCAAGCTGCAGAACCCGGACCTGCTGGAGCTGTGTCACTCAGTGCCCAAGGAAGTGGTCCAGCTGG GGGGCAAGGGCTATGGTcaggagagtggggaggaggactTCGCAGCCTTTCGAGCCTGGCTGCAGTGCTATGGCATGGCGGGCATGAGCTCCCTTCGGGACCGGCACGGCCGTACCATCTGGTTCCAG GGGGCAAGTCCCGCAAGAAGAAATCCAAGGGAGCACCGCGGAGTCCTGAGGACAGAATGGAG GACCCTCCACCTCCAAGCAAGACCCCTTCCAGCAGACGAAGCGCACAGCGAGGCCATCCTGAGCAAACTACAGCCCAGCAGCCCGAGGGGACTAGCCTCCAGCAGGACCCAGAAGCCCCCCCAGTTgctgagaaagggaagaggagggggcGACGGGCAACCTCAG CCTGCCACAAACCCCAAAGCATCAAGGCTGACACCGTGTCTCTGGAGCCCGAGGGCACCGTGGCGCCTTAGCAGGAGGCTCTCCCAGCTTGCGCCCTCCTTCCCGCTGCCTGGCCTTGGGTCTCCGCCTGTGCCTCCCTAG
- the NEIL1 gene encoding endonuclease 8-like 1 isoform X3, translating to MPEGPELHLASRFVNEACRGLVFGGCVEKSPISRNPEVPFESSAYHISASARGKELRLTLSPLPGAQPSREPLALVFRFGMSGSFQLAPGDALPAHAHLRFYTAPPRPRLALCFVDIRRFGRWDVGGEWQPGRGPCVLLEYEQFRENVLRNLADKAFDRPICEALLDQRFFNGIGNYLRAEILYRLRIPPFEKARTVLVALQQHKLSPELTLSQKIRAKLQNPDLLELCHSVPKEVVQLGGKGYGQESGEEDFAAFRAWLQCYGMAGMSSLRDRHGRTIWFQDPPPPSKTPSSRRSAQRGHPEQTTAQQPEGTSLQQDPEAPPVAEKGKRRGRRATSGGPSSAPSFGDGEAPSTGVLQGIRCGQRREGGCQGLGAELPPHLSSPQPATNPKASRLTPCLWSPRAPWRLSRRLSQLAPSFPLPGLGSPPVPP from the exons CAACCCTGAGGTGCCCTTTGAGAGCAGTGCCTACCACATCTCAGCGTCAGCCCGAGGCAAGGAGCTGCGCCTGACACTGAGCCCCCTGCCGGGGGCCCAGCCCTCACGGGAGCCACTGGCCCTCGTCTTCCGCTTCGGCATGTCGGGCTCCTTCCAGCTGGCGCCGGGCGACGCGCTGCCCGCCCACGCTCACCTGCGCTTTTACACAGCCCCACCCCGGCCCCGGCTGGCCCTCTGCTTCGTGGACATCCGCCGCTTCGGCCGCTGGGACGTCGGGGGCGAGTGGCAGCCAGGCCGCGGGCCCTGTGTCTTGCTGGAGTACGAGCAGTTCAG GGAGAATGTGTTACGAAACCTAGCGGACAAGGCCTTTGACCGGCCCATCTGCGAGGCTCTCTTGGACCAGAGGTTCTTCAATGGCATTGGCAACTACCTGCGGGCAGAGATTCTGTACCG GCTGAGGATACCCCCCTTCGAGAAGGCCCGCACGGTTCTGGTGGCCCTGCAGCAGCACAAGCTG AGCCCCGAGCTGACCCTGAGCCAGAAGATCAGGGCCAAGCTGCAGAACCCGGACCTGCTGGAGCTGTGTCACTCAGTGCCCAAGGAAGTGGTCCAGCTGG GGGGCAAGGGCTATGGTcaggagagtggggaggaggactTCGCAGCCTTTCGAGCCTGGCTGCAGTGCTATGGCATGGCGGGCATGAGCTCCCTTCGGGACCGGCACGGCCGTACCATCTGGTTCCAG GACCCTCCACCTCCAAGCAAGACCCCTTCCAGCAGACGAAGCGCACAGCGAGGCCATCCTGAGCAAACTACAGCCCAGCAGCCCGAGGGGACTAGCCTCCAGCAGGACCCAGAAGCCCCCCCAGTTgctgagaaagggaagaggagggggcGACGGGCAACCTCAGGTGGGCCTTCCTCAGCACCCTCCTTTGGGGACGGAGAGGCACCATCAACAGGGGTTCTCCAGGGAATTCGGTGTGgacaaaggagggaggggggctgTCAAGGCCTGGGGGCTGAGCTGCCACCTCACCTGTCCTCCCCCCAGCCTGCCACAAACCCCAAAGCATCAAGGCTGACACCGTGTCTCTGGAGCCCGAGGGCACCGTGGCGCCTTAGCAGGAGGCTCTCCCAGCTTGCGCCCTCCTTCCCGCTGCCTGGCCTTGGGTCTCCGCCTGTGCCTCCCTAG
- the NEIL1 gene encoding endonuclease 8-like 1 isoform X4 yields the protein MPEGPELHLASRFVNEACRGLVFGGCVEKSPISRNPEVPFESSAYHISASARGKELRLTLSPLPGAQPSREPLALVFRFGMSGSFQLAPGDALPAHAHLRFYTAPPRPRLALCFVDIRRFGRWDVGGEWQPGRGPCVLLEYEQFRLRIPPFEKARTVLVALQQHKLSPELTLSQKIRAKLQNPDLLELCHSVPKEVVQLGGKGYGQESGEEDFAAFRAWLQCYGMAGMSSLRDRHGRTIWFQGDPGPLAPKGGKSRKKKSKGAPRSPEDRMEDPPPPSKTPSSRRSAQRGHPEQTTAQQPEGTSLQQDPEAPPVAEKGKRRGRRATSGGPSSAPSFGDGEAPSTGVLQGIRCGQRREGGCQGLGAELPPHLSSPQPATNPKASRLTPCLWSPRAPWRLSRRLSQLAPSFPLPGLGSPPVPP from the exons CAACCCTGAGGTGCCCTTTGAGAGCAGTGCCTACCACATCTCAGCGTCAGCCCGAGGCAAGGAGCTGCGCCTGACACTGAGCCCCCTGCCGGGGGCCCAGCCCTCACGGGAGCCACTGGCCCTCGTCTTCCGCTTCGGCATGTCGGGCTCCTTCCAGCTGGCGCCGGGCGACGCGCTGCCCGCCCACGCTCACCTGCGCTTTTACACAGCCCCACCCCGGCCCCGGCTGGCCCTCTGCTTCGTGGACATCCGCCGCTTCGGCCGCTGGGACGTCGGGGGCGAGTGGCAGCCAGGCCGCGGGCCCTGTGTCTTGCTGGAGTACGAGCAGTTCAG GCTGAGGATACCCCCCTTCGAGAAGGCCCGCACGGTTCTGGTGGCCCTGCAGCAGCACAAGCTG AGCCCCGAGCTGACCCTGAGCCAGAAGATCAGGGCCAAGCTGCAGAACCCGGACCTGCTGGAGCTGTGTCACTCAGTGCCCAAGGAAGTGGTCCAGCTGG GGGGCAAGGGCTATGGTcaggagagtggggaggaggactTCGCAGCCTTTCGAGCCTGGCTGCAGTGCTATGGCATGGCGGGCATGAGCTCCCTTCGGGACCGGCACGGCCGTACCATCTGGTTCCAG GGGGATCCTGGACCTCTGGCACCCAAAG GGGGCAAGTCCCGCAAGAAGAAATCCAAGGGAGCACCGCGGAGTCCTGAGGACAGAATGGAG GACCCTCCACCTCCAAGCAAGACCCCTTCCAGCAGACGAAGCGCACAGCGAGGCCATCCTGAGCAAACTACAGCCCAGCAGCCCGAGGGGACTAGCCTCCAGCAGGACCCAGAAGCCCCCCCAGTTgctgagaaagggaagaggagggggcGACGGGCAACCTCAGGTGGGCCTTCCTCAGCACCCTCCTTTGGGGACGGAGAGGCACCATCAACAGGGGTTCTCCAGGGAATTCGGTGTGgacaaaggagggaggggggctgTCAAGGCCTGGGGGCTGAGCTGCCACCTCACCTGTCCTCCCCCCAGCCTGCCACAAACCCCAAAGCATCAAGGCTGACACCGTGTCTCTGGAGCCCGAGGGCACCGTGGCGCCTTAGCAGGAGGCTCTCCCAGCTTGCGCCCTCCTTCCCGCTGCCTGGCCTTGGGTCTCCGCCTGTGCCTCCCTAG
- the NEIL1 gene encoding endonuclease 8-like 1 isoform X5, producing MPEGPELHLASRFVNEACRGLVFGGCVEKSPISRNPEVPFESSAYHISASARGKELRLTLSPLPGAQPSREPLALVFRFGMSGSFQLAPGDALPAHAHLRFYTAPPRPRLALCFVDIRRFGRWDVGGEWQPGRGPCVLLEYEQFRENVLRNLADKAFDRPICEALLDQRFFNGIGNYLRAEILYRLRIPPFEKARTVLVALQQHKLSPELTLSQKIRAKLQNPDLLELCHSVPKEVVQLGGKGYGQESGEEDFAAFRAWLQCYGMAGMSSLRDRHGRTIWFQGASPARRNPREHRGVLRTEWRTLHLQARPLPADEAHSEAILSKLQPSSPRGLASSRTQKPPQLLRKGRGGGDGQPQVGLPQHPPLGTERHHQQGFSREFGVDKGGRGAVKAWGLSCHLTCPPPSLPQTPKHQG from the exons CAACCCTGAGGTGCCCTTTGAGAGCAGTGCCTACCACATCTCAGCGTCAGCCCGAGGCAAGGAGCTGCGCCTGACACTGAGCCCCCTGCCGGGGGCCCAGCCCTCACGGGAGCCACTGGCCCTCGTCTTCCGCTTCGGCATGTCGGGCTCCTTCCAGCTGGCGCCGGGCGACGCGCTGCCCGCCCACGCTCACCTGCGCTTTTACACAGCCCCACCCCGGCCCCGGCTGGCCCTCTGCTTCGTGGACATCCGCCGCTTCGGCCGCTGGGACGTCGGGGGCGAGTGGCAGCCAGGCCGCGGGCCCTGTGTCTTGCTGGAGTACGAGCAGTTCAG GGAGAATGTGTTACGAAACCTAGCGGACAAGGCCTTTGACCGGCCCATCTGCGAGGCTCTCTTGGACCAGAGGTTCTTCAATGGCATTGGCAACTACCTGCGGGCAGAGATTCTGTACCG GCTGAGGATACCCCCCTTCGAGAAGGCCCGCACGGTTCTGGTGGCCCTGCAGCAGCACAAGCTG AGCCCCGAGCTGACCCTGAGCCAGAAGATCAGGGCCAAGCTGCAGAACCCGGACCTGCTGGAGCTGTGTCACTCAGTGCCCAAGGAAGTGGTCCAGCTGG GGGGCAAGGGCTATGGTcaggagagtggggaggaggactTCGCAGCCTTTCGAGCCTGGCTGCAGTGCTATGGCATGGCGGGCATGAGCTCCCTTCGGGACCGGCACGGCCGTACCATCTGGTTCCAG GGGGCAAGTCCCGCAAGAAGAAATCCAAGGGAGCACCGCGGAGTCCTGAGGACAGAATGGAG GACCCTCCACCTCCAAGCAAGACCCCTTCCAGCAGACGAAGCGCACAGCGAGGCCATCCTGAGCAAACTACAGCCCAGCAGCCCGAGGGGACTAGCCTCCAGCAGGACCCAGAAGCCCCCCCAGTTgctgagaaagggaagaggagggggcGACGGGCAACCTCAGGTGGGCCTTCCTCAGCACCCTCCTTTGGGGACGGAGAGGCACCATCAACAGGGGTTCTCCAGGGAATTCGGTGTGgacaaaggagggaggggggctgTCAAGGCCTGGGGGCTGAGCTGCCACCTCACCTGTCCTCCCCCCAGCCTGCCACAAACCCCAAAGCATCAAGGCTGA
- the NEIL1 gene encoding endonuclease 8-like 1 isoform X2 produces the protein MPEGPELHLASRFVNEACRGLVFGGCVEKSPISRNPEVPFESSAYHISASARGKELRLTLSPLPGAQPSREPLALVFRFGMSGSFQLAPGDALPAHAHLRFYTAPPRPRLALCFVDIRRFGRWDVGGEWQPGRGPCVLLEYEQFRENVLRNLADKAFDRPICEALLDQRFFNGIGNYLRAEILYRLRIPPFEKARTVLVALQQHKLSPELTLSQKIRAKLQNPDLLELCHSVPKEVVQLGGKGYGQESGEEDFAAFRAWLQCYGMAGMSSLRDRHGRTIWFQYCAGGKSRKKKSKGAPRSPEDRMEDPPPPSKTPSSRRSAQRGHPEQTTAQQPEGTSLQQDPEAPPVAEKGKRRGRRATSGGPSSAPSFGDGEAPSTGVLQGIRCGQRREGGCQGLGAELPPHLSSPQPATNPKASRLTPCLWSPRAPWRLSRRLSQLAPSFPLPGLGSPPVPP, from the exons CAACCCTGAGGTGCCCTTTGAGAGCAGTGCCTACCACATCTCAGCGTCAGCCCGAGGCAAGGAGCTGCGCCTGACACTGAGCCCCCTGCCGGGGGCCCAGCCCTCACGGGAGCCACTGGCCCTCGTCTTCCGCTTCGGCATGTCGGGCTCCTTCCAGCTGGCGCCGGGCGACGCGCTGCCCGCCCACGCTCACCTGCGCTTTTACACAGCCCCACCCCGGCCCCGGCTGGCCCTCTGCTTCGTGGACATCCGCCGCTTCGGCCGCTGGGACGTCGGGGGCGAGTGGCAGCCAGGCCGCGGGCCCTGTGTCTTGCTGGAGTACGAGCAGTTCAG GGAGAATGTGTTACGAAACCTAGCGGACAAGGCCTTTGACCGGCCCATCTGCGAGGCTCTCTTGGACCAGAGGTTCTTCAATGGCATTGGCAACTACCTGCGGGCAGAGATTCTGTACCG GCTGAGGATACCCCCCTTCGAGAAGGCCCGCACGGTTCTGGTGGCCCTGCAGCAGCACAAGCTG AGCCCCGAGCTGACCCTGAGCCAGAAGATCAGGGCCAAGCTGCAGAACCCGGACCTGCTGGAGCTGTGTCACTCAGTGCCCAAGGAAGTGGTCCAGCTGG GGGGCAAGGGCTATGGTcaggagagtggggaggaggactTCGCAGCCTTTCGAGCCTGGCTGCAGTGCTATGGCATGGCGGGCATGAGCTCCCTTCGGGACCGGCACGGCCGTACCATCTGGTTCCAG TATTGTGCAGGGGGCAAGTCCCGCAAGAAGAAATCCAAGGGAGCACCGCGGAGTCCTGAGGACAGAATGGAG GACCCTCCACCTCCAAGCAAGACCCCTTCCAGCAGACGAAGCGCACAGCGAGGCCATCCTGAGCAAACTACAGCCCAGCAGCCCGAGGGGACTAGCCTCCAGCAGGACCCAGAAGCCCCCCCAGTTgctgagaaagggaagaggagggggcGACGGGCAACCTCAGGTGGGCCTTCCTCAGCACCCTCCTTTGGGGACGGAGAGGCACCATCAACAGGGGTTCTCCAGGGAATTCGGTGTGgacaaaggagggaggggggctgTCAAGGCCTGGGGGCTGAGCTGCCACCTCACCTGTCCTCCCCCCAGCCTGCCACAAACCCCAAAGCATCAAGGCTGACACCGTGTCTCTGGAGCCCGAGGGCACCGTGGCGCCTTAGCAGGAGGCTCTCCCAGCTTGCGCCCTCCTTCCCGCTGCCTGGCCTTGGGTCTCCGCCTGTGCCTCCCTAG
- the NEIL1 gene encoding endonuclease 8-like 1 isoform X7, translating into MPEGPELHLASRFVNEACRGLVFGGCVEKSPISRNPEVPFESSAYHISASARGKELRLTLSPLPGAQPSREPLALVFRFGMSGSFQLAPGDALPAHAHLRFYTAPPRPRLALCFVDIRRFGRWDVGGEWQPGRGPCVLLEYEQFRENVLRNLADKAFDRPICEALLDQRFFNGIGNYLRAEILYRLRIPPFEKARTVLVALQQHKLSPELTLSQKIRAKLQNPDLLELCHSVPKEVVQLGGKGYGQESGEEDFAAFRAWLQCYGMAGMSSLRDRHGRTIWFQGDPGPLAPKGGKSRKKKSKGAPRSPEDRMEDPPPPSKTPSSRRSAQRGHPEQTTAQQPEGTSLQQDPEAPPVAEKGKRRGRRATSACHKPQSIKADTVSLEPEGTVAP; encoded by the exons CAACCCTGAGGTGCCCTTTGAGAGCAGTGCCTACCACATCTCAGCGTCAGCCCGAGGCAAGGAGCTGCGCCTGACACTGAGCCCCCTGCCGGGGGCCCAGCCCTCACGGGAGCCACTGGCCCTCGTCTTCCGCTTCGGCATGTCGGGCTCCTTCCAGCTGGCGCCGGGCGACGCGCTGCCCGCCCACGCTCACCTGCGCTTTTACACAGCCCCACCCCGGCCCCGGCTGGCCCTCTGCTTCGTGGACATCCGCCGCTTCGGCCGCTGGGACGTCGGGGGCGAGTGGCAGCCAGGCCGCGGGCCCTGTGTCTTGCTGGAGTACGAGCAGTTCAG GGAGAATGTGTTACGAAACCTAGCGGACAAGGCCTTTGACCGGCCCATCTGCGAGGCTCTCTTGGACCAGAGGTTCTTCAATGGCATTGGCAACTACCTGCGGGCAGAGATTCTGTACCG GCTGAGGATACCCCCCTTCGAGAAGGCCCGCACGGTTCTGGTGGCCCTGCAGCAGCACAAGCTG AGCCCCGAGCTGACCCTGAGCCAGAAGATCAGGGCCAAGCTGCAGAACCCGGACCTGCTGGAGCTGTGTCACTCAGTGCCCAAGGAAGTGGTCCAGCTGG GGGGCAAGGGCTATGGTcaggagagtggggaggaggactTCGCAGCCTTTCGAGCCTGGCTGCAGTGCTATGGCATGGCGGGCATGAGCTCCCTTCGGGACCGGCACGGCCGTACCATCTGGTTCCAG GGGGATCCTGGACCTCTGGCACCCAAAG GGGGCAAGTCCCGCAAGAAGAAATCCAAGGGAGCACCGCGGAGTCCTGAGGACAGAATGGAG GACCCTCCACCTCCAAGCAAGACCCCTTCCAGCAGACGAAGCGCACAGCGAGGCCATCCTGAGCAAACTACAGCCCAGCAGCCCGAGGGGACTAGCCTCCAGCAGGACCCAGAAGCCCCCCCAGTTgctgagaaagggaagaggagggggcGACGGGCAACCTCAG CCTGCCACAAACCCCAAAGCATCAAGGCTGACACCGTGTCTCTGGAGCCCGAGGGCACCGTGGCGCCTTAG
- the NEIL1 gene encoding endonuclease 8-like 1 isoform X8, translating to MAVSATSLPLKRKRVENVLRNLADKAFDRPICEALLDQRFFNGIGNYLRAEILYRLRIPPFEKARTVLVALQQHKLSPELTLSQKIRAKLQNPDLLELCHSVPKEVVQLGGKGYGQESGEEDFAAFRAWLQCYGMAGMSSLRDRHGRTIWFQGDPGPLAPKGGKSRKKKSKGAPRSPEDRMEDPPPPSKTPSSRRSAQRGHPEQTTAQQPEGTSLQQDPEAPPVAEKGKRRGRRATSGGPSSAPSFGDGEAPSTGVLQGIRCGQRREGGCQGLGAELPPHLSSPQPATNPKASRLTPCLWSPRAPWRLSRRLSQLAPSFPLPGLGSPPVPP from the exons ATGGCAGTGTCAGCCACTTCCCTTCCTCTGAAGAGGAAACGTGT GGAGAATGTGTTACGAAACCTAGCGGACAAGGCCTTTGACCGGCCCATCTGCGAGGCTCTCTTGGACCAGAGGTTCTTCAATGGCATTGGCAACTACCTGCGGGCAGAGATTCTGTACCG GCTGAGGATACCCCCCTTCGAGAAGGCCCGCACGGTTCTGGTGGCCCTGCAGCAGCACAAGCTG AGCCCCGAGCTGACCCTGAGCCAGAAGATCAGGGCCAAGCTGCAGAACCCGGACCTGCTGGAGCTGTGTCACTCAGTGCCCAAGGAAGTGGTCCAGCTGG GGGGCAAGGGCTATGGTcaggagagtggggaggaggactTCGCAGCCTTTCGAGCCTGGCTGCAGTGCTATGGCATGGCGGGCATGAGCTCCCTTCGGGACCGGCACGGCCGTACCATCTGGTTCCAG GGGGATCCTGGACCTCTGGCACCCAAAG GGGGCAAGTCCCGCAAGAAGAAATCCAAGGGAGCACCGCGGAGTCCTGAGGACAGAATGGAG GACCCTCCACCTCCAAGCAAGACCCCTTCCAGCAGACGAAGCGCACAGCGAGGCCATCCTGAGCAAACTACAGCCCAGCAGCCCGAGGGGACTAGCCTCCAGCAGGACCCAGAAGCCCCCCCAGTTgctgagaaagggaagaggagggggcGACGGGCAACCTCAGGTGGGCCTTCCTCAGCACCCTCCTTTGGGGACGGAGAGGCACCATCAACAGGGGTTCTCCAGGGAATTCGGTGTGgacaaaggagggaggggggctgTCAAGGCCTGGGGGCTGAGCTGCCACCTCACCTGTCCTCCCCCCAGCCTGCCACAAACCCCAAAGCATCAAGGCTGACACCGTGTCTCTGGAGCCCGAGGGCACCGTGGCGCCTTAGCAGGAGGCTCTCCCAGCTTGCGCCCTCCTTCCCGCTGCCTGGCCTTGGGTCTCCGCCTGTGCCTCCCTAG